In a genomic window of Urocitellus parryii isolate mUroPar1 chromosome 11, mUroPar1.hap1, whole genome shotgun sequence:
- the Tagln2 gene encoding transgelin-2 translates to MANRGPTYGLSREVQQKIEKQYDADLEQILIQWITSQCRKDVGRPQPGRENFQIWLKDGTVLCELINGLYPEGQAPVKKIQASTMAFKQMEQISQFLQAAERYGINTTDIFQTVDLWEGKNMACVQRTLMNLGGLAVARDDGFFAGDPNWFPKKSKENPRNFSDNQLQEGKNVIGLQMGTNRGASQAGMTGYGMPRQIL, encoded by the exons ATGGCCAACAGGGGACCTACATATGGCCTGAGCCGGGAGGTGCAGCAGAAGATAGAGAAACAGTACGACGCTGACCTGGAGCAGATCCTGATCCAGTGGATCACCAGCCAGTGCCGCAAGGACGTGGGTCGACCCCAGCCTGGACGTGAAAACTTCCAGATCTGGCTCAAGGATGGCACG GTGCTGTGTGAGCTTATTAATGGACTATACCCAGAAGGGCAGGCCCCCGTGAAGAAGATCCAGGCCTCCACCATGGCCTTCAAGCAGATGGAGCAGATCTCTCAGTTCCTGCAGGCAGCCGAGCGCTATGGAATCAACACCACTGACATCTTCCAAACGGTGGACCTCTGGGAAG GAAAGAACATGGCGTGTGTGCAGCGGACGCTGATGAACCTGGGTGGGCTGGCGGTAGCCCGGGATGATGGGTTCTTTGCTGGGGATCCCAATTGGTTTCCTAA GAAATCCAAGGAGAACCCTCGGAACTTCTCGGACAACCAGCTGCAAGAGGGCAAGAACGTGATTGGGTTACAGATGGGTACCAACCGTGGGGCATCTCAGGCAGGCATGACCGGCTACGGAATGCCACGCCAGATCCTCTGA